From Pseudomonas sp. stari2, a single genomic window includes:
- a CDS encoding CaiB/BaiF CoA-transferase family protein, producing the protein MPFANKPLSGLKVIELGTLIAGPFASRICGEFGAEVIKIESPDGGDPLRKWRKLYEGTSLWWFVQARNKKSLTLNLKHPDGLAILKKLLGEADILIENFRPGVLEKLGLSWETLHALNPKLVMVRLSGFGQTGPMKDQPGFGAVGESMGGLRYITGFEDRPPVRTGISIGDSIAALWGVIGALMALRHREVNGGLGQVVDVALYEAIFAMMESMVPEFDVFGFIRERTGNIMPGITPSSIHTSADGKHVQIGANGDAIFKRFMLIIGREDLANDPALASNDGRDSRRDELYGVIDRWVNSLPLQTVLDLLNQAEVPASRIFSAEDMFNDPQYLAREMFLQAKLPDGKPFKMPGIVPKLSETPGTSEWVGPQLGEHNAQVLHDLGYDEKQIARLREDGVI; encoded by the coding sequence ATGCCGTTCGCCAACAAACCGCTCAGCGGTCTGAAAGTCATTGAATTGGGTACTTTGATTGCCGGGCCGTTTGCCTCGCGCATTTGCGGCGAGTTCGGTGCCGAAGTGATCAAGATCGAATCGCCAGACGGCGGTGATCCGTTGCGCAAATGGCGCAAGTTATATGAAGGCACCTCGTTGTGGTGGTTCGTCCAGGCACGCAACAAAAAGTCCCTGACGCTGAACCTGAAACACCCCGACGGCCTGGCGATCCTGAAAAAGCTGCTGGGTGAAGCCGACATCCTGATCGAGAACTTCCGCCCCGGCGTCCTGGAAAAACTCGGCCTGAGCTGGGAAACCTTGCACGCCCTCAACCCCAAACTGGTGATGGTGCGCCTGTCCGGCTTCGGCCAGACCGGGCCGATGAAGGATCAGCCTGGGTTCGGCGCAGTCGGCGAATCCATGGGCGGCCTGCGCTACATCACCGGTTTCGAAGACCGCCCGCCGGTGCGTACCGGGATTTCCATCGGTGATTCGATTGCCGCGTTGTGGGGTGTGATCGGCGCGTTGATGGCCCTGCGTCATCGCGAGGTCAACGGCGGCCTCGGCCAAGTGGTCGATGTCGCGCTGTACGAAGCGATCTTCGCGATGATGGAAAGCATGGTGCCGGAGTTCGATGTGTTCGGCTTCATTCGTGAACGCACCGGCAACATCATGCCGGGTATCACGCCCTCCTCGATCCACACCAGCGCCGACGGAAAACACGTGCAGATCGGCGCCAATGGCGATGCAATCTTCAAGCGTTTCATGCTGATCATCGGCCGTGAAGATCTGGCCAATGACCCGGCGCTGGCAAGCAATGACGGGCGCGACAGCCGACGTGACGAGTTGTACGGCGTGATCGATCGGTGGGTCAATTCGCTGCCGCTGCAAACCGTGCTTGATCTGCTGAATCAGGCCGAAGTCCCGGCCAGCCGGATCTTCAGCGCCGAAGACATGTTCAACGATCCGCAGTACCTGGCCCGGGAAATGTTCCTGCAGGCCAAACTGCCGGACGGCAAACCCTTCAAGATGCCGGGCATCGTGCCGAAACTCTCTGAAACACCCGGCACGTCCGAATGGGTCGGACCGCAGCTCGGTGAACACAATGCGCAGGTACTCCACGATCTTGGCTACGACGAGAAGCAGATCGCCCGGTTGCGCGAAGACGGAGTCATCTGA
- a CDS encoding acyl-CoA thioesterase, whose product MTSREQEIERRTELSVTRVTKAVFPPTTNHHNTLFGGTALAWMDEVSFITATRFCRLPLVTVSTDRIDFKHAIPAGSIVELVGRVIKVGNTSLKVEVEVFVESMSCDGREKAIHGQFSFVAIDDDKRPVPVLPGFAA is encoded by the coding sequence ATGACATCTCGTGAACAAGAAATCGAACGTCGCACCGAACTCTCGGTGACCCGCGTGACCAAAGCGGTTTTCCCGCCGACCACCAACCATCACAACACGCTGTTCGGCGGCACTGCGCTCGCCTGGATGGACGAAGTATCCTTCATCACCGCCACCCGGTTCTGCCGTTTGCCGCTGGTGACTGTGTCGACCGATCGTATCGATTTCAAGCACGCGATCCCGGCAGGTTCCATCGTCGAACTGGTCGGGCGGGTGATCAAGGTCGGCAACACCAGCCTCAAGGTCGAGGTGGAAGTGTTCGTTGAAAGCATGAGCTGCGACGGGCGCGAAAAGGCGATTCACGGGCAGTTCAGCTTTGTCGCGATTGACGACGACAAGCGCCCGGTGCCGGTTCTGCCTGGTTTTGCCGCCTGA
- a CDS encoding TIGR02285 family protein has translation MRRYSTILATTRSRSPGCAKTESSELKRRPASASNRAHHWWTWRLFGLLFLLVLPAWAQAKPTLIWLLRDLPPLTIFEGPKKGQGVIDQLMPMLIAGMPQYEHTLMRVNRARGIQMLHEHPFACDPSLIWNKERAQWIAFSIPAFRAVSNGLVVRQKDREVLAPFISDGEVDMSAFLANSDKKVGVVAERSYGEYIDGLLRQAPGGALTPHYGNDALSSLLSMQRLGRLQVVLGYWPEIRYQARQAQIAEDELEFYPIRGSGKYISGHVGCTDTTQGRQAIREIDQLLRTLPHEHLDLLYADWLDPERRQDYLEQTRIFFQQQATQ, from the coding sequence ATGCGCAGGTACTCCACGATCTTGGCTACGACGAGAAGCAGATCGCCCGGTTGCGCGAAGACGGAGTCATCTGAGCTGAAGCGCCGACCGGCCTCTGCTTCCAACCGCGCCCACCACTGGTGGACGTGGCGGTTGTTCGGCCTGCTTTTTCTGCTGGTGCTGCCAGCCTGGGCGCAAGCGAAGCCGACGCTGATCTGGCTGCTGCGCGACCTGCCGCCGCTGACCATTTTCGAAGGTCCGAAAAAGGGCCAGGGCGTCATCGATCAACTTATGCCGATGCTGATTGCCGGCATGCCGCAATACGAACACACCTTGATGCGGGTCAACCGCGCCCGCGGCATCCAGATGCTCCATGAACACCCGTTCGCCTGTGATCCTTCGCTGATCTGGAACAAGGAGCGCGCGCAGTGGATCGCGTTCTCCATCCCCGCATTTCGGGCGGTCAGCAATGGCCTGGTGGTTCGTCAGAAAGATCGCGAAGTGCTGGCGCCGTTCATTTCCGACGGTGAAGTCGATATGTCCGCATTCCTGGCCAACAGCGACAAGAAAGTCGGCGTGGTGGCCGAGCGCAGTTATGGCGAATACATCGACGGCCTGCTCCGACAGGCTCCGGGCGGCGCGCTGACACCGCATTACGGGAATGACGCGTTAAGCAGTCTGCTGTCAATGCAGCGGCTCGGGCGATTGCAGGTAGTGCTGGGTTACTGGCCGGAAATCCGTTATCAGGCCCGTCAGGCACAGATCGCTGAAGACGAGCTGGAGTTTTACCCGATTCGCGGGTCAGGCAAGTACATTTCGGGCCACGTCGGCTGCACCGACACCACTCAGGGCCGACAGGCGATCCGTGAAATCGATCAACTGTTGCGTACCCTGCCCCACGAACATCTCGACCTGCTCTACGCCGACTGGCTGGACCCTGAAAGGCGTCAGGACTATCTGGAGCAGACGCGGATCTTCTTCCAGCAGCAGGCCACGCAGTAA
- the thrC gene encoding threonine synthase, producing MRYISTRGQAPALNFEDVLLAGLATDGGLYVPENLPRFTQEEIASWAGLPYHELAFRVMRPFVTGSIPDADFKKILEETYGVFAHNAVAPLRQLNGNEWVLELFHGPTLAFKDFALQLLGRLLDYVLEKRGERVVIVGATSGDTGSAAIEGCKHCENVDIFILHPHNRVSEVQRRQMTTILGENIHNIAIEGNFDDCQEMVKASFADQSFLKGTRLVAVNSINWARIMAQIVYYFHAALQLGGPARSVSFSVPTGNFGDIFAGYLARNMGLPINQLIVATNRNDILHRFMSGNQYVKETLHATLSPSMDIMVSSNFERLLFDLHGRNGAAIAGLMDSFKQGGGFSVEQERWTEARKLFDSLAVDDAQTCETIAEVFEQTGEVLDPHTAIGVKAARECRRSLDIPMVILGTAHPVKFPDAVEKAGVGKALELPAHLSDLFEREERCTVLANELKAVQAFVSQHGNRGKPL from the coding sequence ATGCGTTACATCAGTACCCGCGGCCAGGCACCGGCCCTGAATTTCGAAGACGTCCTGCTGGCCGGTCTCGCCACCGACGGCGGTCTGTACGTCCCGGAAAACCTGCCACGCTTCACCCAGGAAGAAATCGCTTCCTGGGCCGGCCTGCCGTATCACGAGCTGGCTTTCCGGGTCATGCGCCCATTCGTCACCGGCAGCATTCCGGACGCCGATTTTAAAAAGATTCTTGAAGAAACCTACGGTGTGTTCGCCCACAACGCCGTTGCGCCGCTGCGTCAGCTGAACGGCAACGAATGGGTGCTGGAGCTGTTCCACGGCCCGACCCTGGCGTTCAAGGACTTCGCCCTGCAACTGCTCGGTCGCTTGCTCGACTACGTGCTGGAAAAACGCGGCGAGCGCGTGGTCATCGTCGGTGCCACCTCCGGTGACACCGGTTCGGCCGCCATCGAAGGCTGCAAGCACTGCGAAAACGTCGACATTTTCATCCTGCACCCGCACAACCGTGTGTCTGAAGTGCAGCGTCGGCAGATGACCACCATCCTCGGTGAAAACATCCACAACATCGCCATCGAAGGCAACTTCGACGACTGCCAGGAAATGGTCAAGGCCAGCTTCGCCGACCAGAGCTTCCTCAAGGGCACGCGCCTGGTGGCGGTGAACTCGATCAACTGGGCGCGGATCATGGCCCAGATCGTTTACTACTTCCACGCAGCGCTGCAATTGGGCGGCCCGGCGCGTTCGGTGTCGTTCTCGGTGCCGACGGGCAACTTCGGCGACATCTTCGCCGGTTACCTGGCACGCAACATGGGCCTGCCGATCAACCAGTTGATCGTCGCCACCAACCGCAACGACATCCTGCACCGCTTCATGAGCGGCAACCAGTACGTCAAGGAAACCCTGCACGCCACCTTGTCGCCGTCGATGGACATCATGGTCTCGTCGAACTTCGAACGCCTGCTGTTCGACCTGCACGGTCGCAACGGCGCAGCGATTGCCGGTCTGATGGATTCGTTCAAGCAGGGCGGCGGTTTCAGTGTCGAACAGGAACGCTGGACCGAGGCGCGCAAACTGTTCGACTCGCTGGCCGTGGACGATGCGCAAACCTGCGAAACCATTGCCGAAGTCTTCGAACAGACCGGTGAGGTACTCGATCCGCACACGGCCATCGGTGTGAAAGCCGCACGCGAATGCCGTCGCAGTCTGGATATCCCGATGGTGATCCTGGGCACGGCGCATCCGGTCAAATTCCCGGATGCAGTGGAAAAAGCCGGCGTAGGAAAAGCTCTCGAACTACCTGCACATCTTTCTGATTTGTTTGAGAGAGAAGAACGCTGCACAGTTCTGGCAAACGAGCTGAAAGCCGTGCAGGCCTTTGTCAGCCAGCATGGCAATCGTGGCAAGCCACTTTAA
- a CDS encoding response regulator: MRSLKILLLEPNPFQLMALHQMLNAIGIYDVLTAPSLSAAKRSLVRRGTVDIAICNPQLKGGDGLALIRHLVARQEARALILLGVVVPGVLADLESLLRDDGMKLLGRLHTPVSAVLMRNLLDSYLSPPRRPVIA; this comes from the coding sequence ATGCGCTCGCTCAAAATCCTGCTTCTCGAACCCAACCCGTTCCAATTGATGGCGTTGCACCAGATGCTCAACGCCATCGGTATATATGACGTGTTGACCGCGCCTTCGCTGAGCGCGGCAAAGCGTTCGCTGGTACGCCGTGGGACTGTCGATATCGCCATATGCAATCCGCAGCTCAAGGGCGGCGACGGGTTGGCACTGATCAGGCATCTGGTGGCCCGGCAGGAAGCGCGTGCGCTGATTCTCTTGGGGGTAGTGGTGCCCGGCGTATTGGCTGACCTGGAATCTTTGCTGCGCGATGACGGAATGAAGCTACTGGGGCGACTGCACACGCCGGTCTCGGCGGTACTGATGCGCAATCTGCTCGACAGCTACCTGTCGCCCCCCCGACGTCCGGTCATTGCCTGA
- a CDS encoding DUF3509 domain-containing protein: MESISLLLGEALSPYQVTLTPRGLQGECLVTLKNGSGAIMVEREFNRAQLSDKRQLTDVVDGLHRDILIAEGRLEPCVIAALRNAARDKHPGL; the protein is encoded by the coding sequence ATGGAAAGTATCAGTCTATTGCTCGGTGAGGCTCTGAGCCCGTATCAGGTAACGCTGACCCCTCGCGGTCTGCAGGGTGAATGCCTGGTGACACTGAAGAACGGCAGTGGCGCCATCATGGTGGAGCGCGAATTCAATCGGGCGCAATTGAGTGACAAGCGCCAACTGACAGATGTGGTCGACGGTTTGCATCGCGACATCCTGATCGCCGAAGGCCGGCTGGAGCCTTGTGTGATTGCTGCGTTGCGCAACGCTGCCCGCGACAAGCACCCGGGTCTCTGA
- a CDS encoding YaeQ family protein, with amino-acid sequence MAQPSTTYKFELNLTDLDRSVYENVKQTIARHPSETEERMTVRLLAYALWYNEQLSFGRGLSDVDEPALWEKSLDDRVLHWIEVGQPDADRLTWCSRRTERTSLLAYGSLRVWEGKVIPAIKNLKNVNIAAVPQEVLETLAKDMPRVIKWDVMISEGTIFVTDDRGQHEVQLTWLQGERG; translated from the coding sequence ATGGCCCAGCCGTCCACCACCTACAAATTCGAACTGAACCTCACCGATCTCGACCGCAGCGTCTACGAGAATGTGAAGCAGACCATCGCCCGTCACCCTTCGGAAACCGAAGAACGCATGACCGTGCGCCTGTTGGCCTACGCGCTCTGGTACAACGAGCAACTGTCGTTCGGTCGTGGTCTGTCGGACGTGGATGAACCTGCGCTGTGGGAAAAGAGCCTGGATGACCGTGTCCTGCACTGGATCGAAGTCGGCCAACCCGACGCCGATCGCCTGACCTGGTGTTCCCGTCGCACCGAACGCACCAGCCTGCTGGCCTATGGCAGCCTGCGCGTCTGGGAAGGCAAGGTGATCCCGGCGATCAAAAACCTGAAGAACGTCAACATTGCTGCCGTTCCGCAGGAAGTGCTGGAAACCCTTGCCAAGGACATGCCCCGCGTCATCAAGTGGGACGTGATGATCAGTGAGGGCACGATCTTCGTCACCGACGACCGTGGTCAGCACGAAGTCCAGCTGACCTGGCTGCAAGGCGAGCGCGGTTAA
- a CDS encoding homoserine dehydrogenase, with protein MKPVKVGICGLGTVGGGTFNVLQRNAEEIARRAGRGIEVAQIAMRTPKPQFQTTGIAITNDVFEVATNPEIDIVIELMGGYTVARELVLKAIENGKHVVTANKALIAVHGNEIFAKAREKGVIVAFEAAVAGGIPVIKAIREGLSANRINWVAGIINGTGNFILTEMREKGRTFEDVLAEAQALGYAEADPTFDVEGIDAAHKLTILASIAFGVPLQFDKAYTEGITKLTTADVNYAEALGYRIKHLGVARSTAAGIELRVHPTLIPADRLIANVNGVMNAVMVNGDAAGSTLFYGAGAGMEPTASSVIADLVDVVRAMTSDPENRVPHLAFQPDSLSAHPILPIEACESAYYLRIQAKDHPGVLAQVASILSERGINIESIMQKEVEEHDGLVPMILLTHRVLEQHINDAIAALEALAGVVGPVVRIRVEHLN; from the coding sequence GTGAAACCGGTCAAAGTAGGCATCTGTGGGTTAGGGACCGTCGGTGGCGGTACCTTCAACGTACTTCAGCGCAACGCCGAGGAAATTGCTCGTCGTGCCGGGCGTGGAATCGAAGTGGCACAAATTGCCATGCGCACGCCAAAGCCTCAGTTCCAGACGACCGGTATTGCGATTACCAACGATGTCTTCGAAGTGGCCACGAACCCTGAGATCGACATCGTCATAGAGCTGATGGGCGGCTACACCGTTGCCCGCGAGCTGGTACTCAAGGCCATCGAGAATGGCAAGCATGTGGTCACCGCGAACAAGGCTCTGATTGCCGTTCACGGTAATGAAATTTTCGCCAAGGCACGCGAGAAGGGCGTGATCGTGGCGTTCGAAGCGGCGGTCGCCGGCGGCATTCCGGTGATCAAGGCGATCCGTGAAGGCCTGTCCGCCAACCGTATCAACTGGGTGGCCGGGATCATCAACGGCACCGGCAACTTCATCCTCACCGAGATGCGCGAGAAGGGACGCACCTTCGAAGACGTGCTGGCTGAAGCACAAGCACTGGGCTACGCCGAAGCCGATCCGACCTTCGACGTCGAAGGCATCGACGCGGCGCACAAGCTGACGATCCTGGCGTCCATCGCGTTCGGTGTTCCGCTGCAGTTCGACAAGGCCTACACCGAAGGCATCACCAAGCTGACCACCGCCGACGTGAACTACGCCGAAGCGCTGGGCTACCGCATCAAGCACCTGGGTGTGGCACGCAGCACCGCCGCCGGTATCGAGCTGCGTGTACACCCGACGCTGATCCCGGCCGATCGCCTGATCGCCAACGTCAACGGTGTGATGAACGCGGTGATGGTCAACGGTGACGCTGCCGGTTCGACCCTGTTCTACGGCGCTGGCGCCGGCATGGAGCCGACCGCGTCGTCGGTAATCGCCGATCTGGTGGACGTGGTTCGCGCCATGACCTCCGACCCGGAAAACCGCGTGCCGCACCTGGCCTTCCAGCCGGACTCGCTGTCGGCCCATCCGATCCTGCCGATCGAAGCCTGCGAAAGCGCCTACTACCTGCGCATTCAGGCCAAGGACCACCCGGGCGTACTCGCTCAGGTGGCGAGCATCCTCTCGGAGCGCGGCATCAACATCGAGTCGATCATGCAGAAGGAAGTCGAGGAACACGACGGCCTGGTGCCGATGATCCTGCTGACCCATCGCGTGCTGGAGCAGCACATCAACGATGCGATCGCCGCCCTCGAAGCCTTGGCGGGCGTGGTCGGTCCGGTTGTGCGGATCCGCGTCGAGCACTTGAACTAA
- a CDS encoding transporter substrate-binding domain-containing protein translates to MLFYRGLKPALVWLFFWGLWGFMQGVCAAQLAMRTDASKLEIPAVELNAEEQQWIRDNPRVIVASLQYPLYLFQDERGQWSGLNDDLLKRISVMTGLQFVHQESFSTHHMLEQLQSGVADISTTLAVNEERKAFLDFSHAFGGAGWVFVWRAGEPAFQSLAELENRVLVLPARHALEGSIRREYPSITILSVKTHAEARALVESGEAYATIENEIGAQLFPSGLLRVGGLVEGKWEADHLAVRKGLPELRSILNKALGAFSAAELRAMRLKWLEGVSPAPAPSFGARVIKWGCWGMGALGVFGLLSLLWNRRLAAEIKQRREAEKIQGDQLAFQHALIDAMPDPVFVRDLLGRLIMCNRSYEEALGVRLEQVQGRTLYEVDALPQTTALMLHDEFMMQLRTRRTRFSKRQLLFKSGSRHIYQWTVPFYGVDGKLRGLLGGWTDITQRRTESGCRCPQ, encoded by the coding sequence ATGTTGTTTTATCGAGGACTGAAGCCAGCGCTGGTCTGGTTGTTTTTTTGGGGCCTGTGGGGATTCATGCAAGGGGTTTGTGCTGCGCAACTGGCCATGCGGACTGACGCGTCGAAACTGGAAATCCCGGCCGTTGAACTTAATGCCGAGGAGCAGCAATGGATTCGCGACAATCCCCGCGTCATTGTCGCTTCGCTGCAATATCCGTTGTATCTGTTCCAGGATGAGCGCGGCCAATGGAGCGGTTTGAACGACGACTTGCTCAAGCGTATCAGCGTAATGACCGGGCTGCAGTTCGTGCATCAGGAGTCGTTTTCCACTCATCACATGCTTGAGCAGTTGCAGAGCGGAGTGGCTGACATCAGCACGACGCTTGCGGTAAACGAGGAGCGTAAGGCGTTTCTGGATTTCAGTCATGCATTTGGAGGCGCTGGCTGGGTGTTTGTCTGGCGTGCGGGAGAGCCAGCCTTTCAGTCGCTCGCCGAACTGGAAAATCGGGTGTTGGTACTGCCGGCCAGGCATGCGCTGGAGGGCAGTATTCGGCGCGAGTATCCGTCGATCACAATTCTCTCGGTCAAAACGCACGCCGAAGCTCGGGCGCTGGTCGAGAGCGGTGAAGCCTATGCCACGATCGAAAACGAGATCGGTGCGCAGCTGTTTCCATCAGGCTTGCTCAGGGTCGGTGGTCTCGTCGAGGGTAAGTGGGAGGCGGATCATCTGGCGGTGCGCAAGGGCCTGCCTGAGTTGCGCAGTATTCTCAACAAGGCCCTTGGAGCCTTCTCGGCTGCCGAATTGCGCGCCATGCGCTTGAAGTGGCTGGAGGGTGTTTCACCGGCACCGGCCCCGTCGTTCGGGGCGCGAGTGATCAAATGGGGATGTTGGGGAATGGGCGCACTCGGGGTATTCGGACTGCTTTCGCTGCTATGGAATCGCCGGCTGGCCGCCGAGATAAAACAGCGACGGGAAGCCGAAAAGATCCAGGGCGATCAATTGGCCTTTCAGCATGCACTGATCGATGCAATGCCTGACCCGGTATTTGTACGTGATCTGCTGGGAAGGTTGATCATGTGCAATCGCAGCTATGAAGAGGCGCTCGGCGTGCGTCTCGAGCAGGTGCAGGGGCGGACTCTGTATGAGGTCGACGCACTTCCACAGACCACCGCACTCATGTTGCATGACGAATTCATGATGCAGTTGCGTACACGCAGGACACGCTTTAGCAAACGACAATTGTTGTTCAAGAGCGGTTCACGGCACATCTATCAGTGGACGGTGCCTTTTTACGGTGTAGATGGGAAGTTGCGCGGCTTGTTGGGTGGCTGGACTGATATCACCCAGCGGCGGACTGAGAGCGGGTGCCGATGTCCGCAGTGA
- the dsbC gene encoding bifunctional protein-disulfide isomerase/oxidoreductase DsbC — protein MRLTQIFAAAAIALVSTFAVADDAADKAIRQSLENLQLDVPVDTITASPLPGLYEVKLKGSRVLYASADGQYIVQGYMFQLKDGKPVNLTEKTERLGISKLINGIPVAETVVYPAVGETKSHITVFTDTTCPYCHKLHAEVPELNKRGIEVRYVAFPRQGLGSPGDEQLQAVWCSKDKKAAMDKMVDGKEIKAAKCENPVSKQFALGQSIGVNGTPAIVLADGQVIPGYQPAPQVAKLALGAK, from the coding sequence ATGCGTCTGACCCAGATTTTCGCCGCCGCAGCCATTGCGTTGGTCAGCACCTTTGCCGTCGCCGATGATGCGGCCGACAAAGCCATCCGCCAGAGCCTGGAAAACCTCCAGCTCGATGTGCCGGTGGACACCATCACTGCCAGCCCGCTGCCAGGCCTGTACGAAGTCAAGCTCAAGGGCAGTCGCGTGCTCTACGCCAGCGCCGACGGCCAGTACATCGTTCAGGGCTACATGTTCCAACTCAAGGACGGCAAACCGGTCAACCTGACCGAGAAGACCGAACGCTTGGGCATTTCCAAACTGATCAACGGGATTCCGGTCGCCGAGACCGTGGTTTACCCGGCCGTGGGCGAGACCAAGTCGCACATCACCGTGTTCACCGACACCACGTGCCCGTACTGCCACAAGCTGCACGCCGAAGTGCCGGAGCTGAACAAGCGTGGCATCGAAGTGCGCTACGTGGCGTTCCCGCGTCAGGGCCTGGGCTCGCCGGGTGACGAGCAACTGCAAGCCGTGTGGTGCTCGAAAGACAAGAAAGCGGCCATGGACAAAATGGTCGATGGCAAGGAAATCAAGGCCGCCAAGTGCGAGAACCCGGTTTCCAAACAGTTCGCCCTCGGTCAGTCGATCGGCGTGAACGGCACGCCGGCCATCGTTTTGGCTGACGGACAAGTCATTCCGGGCTACCAGCCTGCGCCACAAGTCGCCAAACTGGCGCTGGGCGCGAAGTAA
- the xerD gene encoding site-specific tyrosine recombinase XerD, with the protein MPAIDHPLIDQFLDALWLEKGLSDNTRDAYRSDLALFNGWLQEKNLELINAGRELILDHLAWRLEQNYKPRSTARFLSGVRGFYRYLLREKLISVDPTLRVDMPQLGRPLPKSLSEADVEALLKAPDLSEAIGQRDRAMLEVLYACGLRVTELISLTLEQVNLRQGVLRVMGKGSKERLVPMGEEAIVWVERYLRDGRGELLGGRPSDVLFPSQRGEQMTRQTFWHRIKHQAKVAGIGKSLSPHTLRHAFATHLLNHGADLRVVQMLLGHSDLSTTQIYTHVARARLQDLHAKHHPRG; encoded by the coding sequence ATGCCCGCCATCGACCACCCGCTGATTGACCAGTTTCTCGACGCCCTCTGGTTGGAAAAAGGTCTTTCCGACAATACCCGCGACGCCTATCGCAGTGATCTCGCACTGTTCAACGGTTGGTTGCAGGAGAAAAATCTCGAGCTGATCAATGCCGGTCGCGAGCTGATCCTCGATCACTTGGCCTGGCGTCTGGAACAGAACTACAAACCGCGATCCACTGCGAGATTCCTCTCGGGCGTACGTGGCTTTTATCGCTACCTGCTGCGGGAAAAACTGATTTCGGTTGATCCGACCTTGCGCGTTGATATGCCGCAACTCGGTAGGCCATTGCCCAAATCCCTGTCGGAAGCTGACGTTGAAGCCTTGCTGAAGGCGCCAGATCTGAGCGAAGCCATCGGCCAGCGTGACCGTGCCATGCTTGAAGTCCTTTATGCCTGCGGCTTGCGGGTGACCGAGTTGATCAGCCTGACCCTGGAACAGGTCAACCTGCGTCAGGGCGTGTTGCGGGTGATGGGCAAGGGCAGCAAGGAGCGGTTGGTGCCGATGGGCGAGGAAGCGATTGTCTGGGTCGAGCGCTACCTGCGCGATGGTCGCGGCGAGCTGCTGGGCGGGCGCCCCAGCGATGTGCTGTTTCCCAGCCAGCGCGGCGAGCAGATGACTCGCCAGACTTTCTGGCACCGCATCAAGCATCAGGCCAAGGTCGCCGGCATCGGCAAATCGCTCTCACCCCATACGCTGCGTCACGCCTTCGCCACGCACCTGCTCAACCATGGCGCCGATTTGCGGGTGGTGCAGATGTTGTTGGGCCACAGCGACCTGTCGACCACACAGATCTACACTCACGTCGCCCGGGCGCGGTTGCAGGATCTGCATGCCAAACATCACCCTCGAGGCTGA